From Tripterygium wilfordii isolate XIE 37 chromosome 16, ASM1340144v1, whole genome shotgun sequence, one genomic window encodes:
- the LOC119981175 gene encoding transcription factor DIVARICATA, with the protein MMPTPPPPTQWTRFEDKLFEQALVMYPEELPDRWQKIAAHVPGKTCQEVMEHYEDLVHDVLQIDSGNVDLPSYADDSDELENWQPEHQISFGLPKPKEGERKKGTPWTEEEHKLFLIGLKKFGKGDWRSISRNVVVTRTPTQVASHAQKYFLRQSSVKKERKRTSIHDITTVENSASQPADQNWVPPSAEQNWVPTSNDGLQLAQFQQFQHLSPQLQQPNQGVPSDYQNQGVPSDYQEFSFHPM; encoded by the exons ATGATGCCTACGCCGCCGCCACCGACTCAGTGGACTCGGTTTGAGGACAAGCTGTTTGAGCAAGCTCTGGTCATGTATCCTGAAGAGTTGCCTGATCGGTGGCAAAAGATCGCCGCTCATGTCCCTGGGAAGACTTGTCAGGAAGTGATGGAGCACTATGAGGATTTGGTACATGACGTATTGCAGATTGATTCGGGGAATGTCGATTTACCGAGTTACGCTGATGACTCGGACGAGTTGGAGAATTGGCAGCCCGAGCATCAGATATCGTTTGGATTACCAAAACCGAAAGAAGGGGAAAGGAAGAAAGGCACGCCTTGGACGGAGGAGGAACACAA GTTGTTTCTAATTGGGCTTAAAAAATTTGGCAAGGGAGATTGGAGAAGCATTTCAAGGAATGTGGTTGTGACAAGGACACCAACTCAAGTAGCTAGCCATGCCCAAAAGTATTTCCTCCGCCAGAGTTCGGTcaagaaagagaggaaaagaaCGAGCATTCACGATATCACCACAGTCGAGAACTCGGCTTCTCAGCCTGCCGATCAAAATTGGGTTCCTCCATCTGCTGAACAAAACTGGGTCCCTACATCAAATGATGGACTTCAGCTGGCTCAGTTTCAGCAGTTCCAACATTTGTCTCCACAGCTGCAACAGCCAAATCAAGGAGTTCCGTCGGACTATCAGAATCAAGGAGTTCCGTCGGACTATCAGGAGTTCAGCTTTCACCCCATGTAA
- the LOC119980469 gene encoding protein SMAX1-LIKE 3-like — translation MRAGICSVQQALTVEAASIVKHAVTLAKRRGHSQVTPLHVASAVLASSNSLLRRACLQSHSHPLQCKALELSFNVALNRLPTSTSSPFLGPLSSYPSLSNALVAAFKRAQAHQRRGSIENQQQPILALKIELEELVISILDDPSISRVMREAGFSSAQVKSKVEQAVSLEICSPSPLISKQSNESPNSKPQVVVGANASQFMPFSPFGSTVNRPLDQARNDDVMSVLNSLLNKKRNTVVIGESLAKTESVIRGVMEKFERGNVPGELKYVQFISLPLLSLRNMTKEEVEQKLVELRCLVKSCIGGGVVLCLGDLNWVSEFWSNYGDKKRSYYCLVEHIIMEIKRLMHGIGETRKLRLMGIANFRTYIQCQTGHPSLETIWELHPLTIPVGSLSLTLSLDSDSKNQFRSNASADGFTWPLLEAGPLDKHLTCYTDSSAKFHGEAQSIQNQESVTSTPTRTTSSLPSWLQKYKDETRRNTTSDQECGNVRDIYKKWSSFGGSSPSTTSISSCERKTCNLQQTQLSWPVIFESKELPQEHQFWVSETNDDGCESKLNPKPDLLSNPNSSPNSVSSSEATDDMEGLKSFKEFNTDNLKTLCTCLEKRVPWQMDIIPEIAETILQCRSGISQNKLNRIEGKEETWMVFLGNDFEGKEAIARELARLVFGSSSNFISISLSNFSSPRADSTEESKNKRTIDEPGTNCLERFGLALNENPHRVFFIENADQIDHCSQKGIKQAIETGKVTLPGSETVPLMDSIVIFSVQSFSSVSRTSSPTKRRKMDEGKEDGDEDPTEVKCQNIPLDLNVAIEADKGDEDSVEDIGILESVDRQFVFKIQEL, via the exons ATGAGAGCGGGAATTTGCAGTGTTCAGCAGGCTCTAACTGTTGAGGCTGCAAGCATAGTTAAACACGCAGTTACTCTCGCTAAGCGGCGAGGCCATTCTCAAGTCACTCCTCTTCATGTTGCAAGTGCTGTGCTTGCATCTTCAAACAGTCTTCTTAGAAGAGCTTGCCTTCAATCCCACTCTCACCCTCTCCAATGCAAGGCCTTAGAGCTTAGTTTCAATGTCGCGCTTAATCGACTACCGACATCCACTTCAAGCCCTTTCTTAGGGCCTCTCTCATCTTATCCTTCCCTCTCCAATGCCTTGGTTGCCGCTTTTAAGCGTGCTCAGGCTCACCAAAGGCGTGGCTCGATCGAAAACCAGCAACAACCAATTCTAGCTTTGAAAATAGAGTTAGAAGAGCTTGTTATTTCAATCCTAGATGACCCAAGTATTAGTAGAGTCATGAGAGAAGCGGGTTTCTCTAGTGCCCAAGTTAAGAGCAAGGTAGAGCAAGCAGTTTCTTTGGAGATATGTTCTCCTAGTCCTCTTATTAGTAAACAATCCAATGAAAGTCCCAATTCCAAACCTCAGGTTGTTGTTGGTGCTAATGCATCTCAATTTATGCCTTTTAGTCCATTCGGGTCCACAGTAAACAGACCACTAGATCAAGCAAGGAATGATGATGTAATGAGTGTCTTGAACTCTTTATTGAACAAGAAGAGAAACACTGTTGTCATAGGAGAGAGTCTAGCTAAAACAGAGAGTGTAATAAGAGGAGTGATGGAAAAGTTCGAGAGAGGAAATGTTCCGGGAGAGTTGAAGTATGTGCAATTTATAAGCCTTCCTCTTTTGAGCTTAAGAAATATGACAAAAGAGGAGGTCGAGCAGAAGCTGGTGGAACTCAGGTGCCTTGTCAAAAGCTGCATAGGTGGAGGGGTGGTCTTATGTTTGGGAGATCTCAACTGGGTGTCTGAGTTTTGGTCAAACTATGGTGACAAAAAGAGAAGCTACTATTGCCTTGTGGAGCACATTATCATGGAGATCAAGAGATTGATGCATGGAATTGGGGAAACTAGGAAATTACGGCTTATGGGGATCGCAAATTTCCGTACTTACATTCAGTGCCAAACTGGCCATCCCTCTTTGGAGACTATTTGGGAACTTCATCCTCTCACAATCCCAGTTGGGAGCTTGAGCCTAACTCTCAGTCTTGACAG TGATTCCAAAAATCAGTTCAGAAGCAACGCTTCTGCAGATGGGTTTACTTGGCCACTGCTTGAAGCAGGACCTCTTGACAAGCACCTAACTTGCTACACCGACAGCTCTGCTAAATTCCATGGGGAGGCTCAGAGTATCCAAAATCAAGAGTCTGTCACCAGCACTCCCACTCGCACAACTTCGAGTTTGCCTTCATGGCTTCAGAAGTACAAGGATGAGACCAGAAGAAACACTACCAGCGATCAG GAATGTGGAAATGTACGTGATATCTATAAGAAATGGAGCTCATTTGGTGGCTCATCTCCTTCAACCACTTCAATATCTTCTTGTGAGCGCAAGACCTGCAACTTGCAACAGACCCAACTTAGTTGGCCAGTCATTTTTGAGTCGAAGGAGTTGCCTCAAGAGCACCAGTTTTGGGTTTCAGAAACTAACGACGACGGCTGTGAAAGCAAGTTGAATCCTAAACCAGACCTTCTATCGAATCCTAACTCTAGCCCGAACTCAGTTTCTTCGAGTGAAGCAACAGATGATATGGAAGGCCTTAAAAGCTTCAAGGAGTTCAATACTGACAACCTGAAGACTCTTTGCACTTGTTTGGAGAAAAGGGTTCCATGGCAGATGGATATTATTCCTGAAATTGCAGAAACCATACTCCAATGCAGGTCTGGTATTAGCCAAAACAAGTTGAATCGCATAGAGGGTAAGGAAGAAACTTGGATGGTTTTCTTGGGAAATGATTTTGAAGGAAAGGAGGCCATAGCTAGGGAGCTAGCTAGACTTGTTTTTGGGTCTTCTAGCAATTTTATTTCAATCTCTCTAAGCAATTTCTCATCACCGAGAGCTGATTCAACTGAGGaatccaaaaacaaaagaacaatagATGAACCAGGTACCAATTGTCTTGAGAGATTTGGCCTGGCCTTGAATGAGAATCCTCATCGAGTTTTCTTCATCGAGAATGCAGACCAAATTGACCATTGTTCTCAAAAGGGTATTAAACAAGCAATCGAAACCGGAAAAGTCACGCTTCCCGGTAGTGAAACTGTTCCTCTTATGGATTCCATTGTTATTTTCAGTGTTCAGAGCTTCAGTTCTGTCTCAAGAACCAGCTCGCCCACTAAAAGGCGAAAAATGGACGAGGGGAAagaagatggagatgaagatccCACAGAAGTAAAATGCCAAAACATTCCTCTTGACTTGAATGTTGCCATTGAAGCTGACAAAGGAGACGAAGATTCAGTTGAAGACATTGGAATACTGGAATCCGTGGATAGGcagtttgtttttaaaattcagGAACTGTAA
- the LOC119980290 gene encoding pentatricopeptide repeat-containing protein At5g04810, chloroplastic codes for MDVFSLSTPHYPCTAVAFAGKNRENSTSTSTTSLAFSRGAPPPQPRRPTLQPEPKNSNSNDKSASSTSLSSVSKTLKNPLKNLVNTSYAPSPPPTKNDISLSARLRLSSKLNPPPPPPPPPPPQIQTLEINIQEEESDESEIEENEVPETEFRQVGKIFVGNLPTWIKKHEVTEFFRQYGPIKNVILIKGHNDTERNVGFGFVIYDGATAEKSAMNAVEFDGVEFHGRVLTVKLDDGRRLKEKTEERMRWVEGDDRVEHPSKWHEERDHSRKVFRQVLETEPDNWQKVVTAFESIKKPSRREFGLMVTYYARRGDMHRARQTFESMRARGIEPNSHVYTNLIHAYAVGRDMEEALSCVRKMKEEHIEMSLVTYSILVGGFAKMGNAEAAYRWFEEAKERQSTLNAIIYGSIIYAYCQACNMDQAEALVREMEEEGIDAPIDIYHTMMDGYTMIGNEEKCLIVFERLKECGFTPTVFTYGCLINLYTKIGKVTKALEVSNMMKLNGNKHNVKTYSMLINGFCKLKDWTNAFTIFEDLVKDGLKPDVILYNNIIKAFCGMGNMDRAIQTVKCMQKERQRPTSRSFLPIIHGYARAGDMGKALETFNVMRQSGCIPTVHTFNALILGLVEKRQMEKAVKILDEMEHAGISPSEHTYTTIMHGYASLGDTGKAFEYFTKLRNDGLELDVYTYEALLKACCKAGRMQSALAVTKEMSAQNIPRNTFVYNILIDGWARRGDVWEAADLMQQMKKGGVQPDIHTYTSFINACCKAGDMLRATRTVEEMKSGGVKPNVKTYTTLIHGWSRASLPEKALRCFNEMKVAGLKPDRAVYHCLMTSLLSRATVAESYIYSGVLSICKEMVDSGFAVDMGTAVHWSRCLRRIERTGGLLTEALQKTFPPDWSSYHTLGITSEREAEHESDSNCDDDDVHFADSDEDNEDEDENFNGRLLA; via the exons ATGGATGTTTTCAGTCTGTCCACCCCTCACTACCCTTGTACTGCCGTCGCTTTCGCCGGTAAAAACCGCGAAAACAGCACCTCCACGTCCACCACTTCACTAGCCTTCTCTCGAGGAGCACCGCCGCCGCAACCACGACGACCAACACTGCAGCCAGAACCCAAGAATAGCAACAGCAACGACAAATCCGCTAGCTCTACTTCTCTTTCCTCGGTCTCCAAAACTCTGAAAAATCCTCTGAAGAATCTAGTTAACACCTCCTACGCTCCCTCCCCTCCTCCCACCAAGAATGACATCTCGCTATCCGCCAGATTACGACTCTCCAGCAAGCTTAACcctccgccaccaccaccaccaccaccgccgccgCAAATTCAAACCCTAGAAATAAATATACAGGAGGAAGAGAGCGATGAAAGTGAAATTGAGGAAAATGAAGTACCAGAAACCGAATTCCGGCAAGTGGGCAAAATCTTTGTGGGGAATTTACCTACCTGGATAAAGAAACATGAGGTGACCGAGTTTTTTCGACAATATGGGCCCATAAAGAATGTAATCCTGATCAAAGGGCACAACGATACTGAGAGGAATGTAGGTTTTGGGTTTGTGATATATGATGGGGCAACGGCTGAGAAATCGGCGATGAACGCCGTTGAGTTTGATGGGGTGGAGTTCCATGGTAGGGTACTGACGGTGAAGCTGGATGATGGAAGGCGGTTAAAGGAAAAGACGGAGGAGAGGATGCGGTGGGTTGAGGGAGACGATCGTGTAGAGCATCCGTCAAAGTGGCATGAGGAAAGAGACCATTCGAGGAAGGTGTTCCGGCAGGTACTGGAGACTGAGCCAGATAATTGGCAAAAGGTTGTTACTGCTTTCGAAAGTATCAAGAAG CCTTCCAGAAGAGAATTTGGGTTGATGGTGACTTATTATGCAAGAAGAGGAGATATGCATCGTGCACGCCAAACTTTTGAGAGCATGCGGGCAAGGGGAATAGAGCCAAACTCTCATGTTTACACAAA CCTTATTCACGCTTATGCAGTTGGTAGAGACATGGAAGAAGCGTTATCCTGTGTCAGGAAAATGAAGGAAGAGCACATTGAAATGAGCTTGGTAACTTATAGTATACTTGTGGGGGGATTTGCCAAAATGGGTAATGCGGA AGCTGCATATCGGTGGTTTGAGGAGGCGAAAGAGAGGCAGTCAACATTAAATGCGATCATTTATGGAAGTATAATTTATGCTTACTG TCAAGCATGCAATATGGATCAAGCTGAAGCATTGGTGAGAGAGATGGAAGAAGAAGGTATAGATGCTCCTATTGACATATATCACACCATGATGGATGGTTATACTATGATTGGCAATGAAGAGAAATGTCTGATTGTGTTTGAAAGGCTCAAG GAATGTGGATTTACGCCTACAGTATTTACTTACGGATGTCTTATCAATTTATACACTAAG ATTGGTAAAGTCACCAAGGCCTTAGAGGTTAGCAATATGATGAAGTTGAATGGAAATAAGCATAACGTGAAGACATACTCCATGTTGATCAATGGATTTTGCAAGTTGAAAGATTGGACGAATGCATTCACTATTTTTGAAGATCTTGTAAAAGATGGTTTGAAGCCTGATGTGATTCTCtataataacataattaaagcatttTGCGGTATGGGCAACATGGATCGTGCCATCCAGACTGTCAAGTGTATGCAGAAGGAGAGGCAAAGGCCTACTTCACGTTCATTTTTACCTATCATACATGGATATGCAAGAGCTGGTGACATGGGCAAGGCATTGGAGACCTTCAATGTGATGAGACAGAGTGGATGCATTCCAACTGTCCACACTTTCAATGCTTTGATTCTTGGTCTTGTCGAGAAGCGTCAG ATGGAGAAGGCTGTTAAAATATTGGATGAGATGGAACATGCAGGAATAAGTCCGAGTGAACACACATATACGACCATTATGCATGGTTATGCATCATTGGGTGATACTGGTAAAGCATTTGAGTATTTCACTAAATTGAGAAATGACGGCTTAGAGCTTGATGTGTACACGTATGAGGCCCTGCTAAAGGCATGCTGCAAGGCGGGAAGGATGCAAAGTGCTTTAGCTGTGACAAAAGAAATGAGTGCCCAGAACATACCAAGAAACACCtttgtttataatattttaattgatGG ATGGGCCAGGAGGGGTGATGTTTGGGAGGCAGCTGACCTGATGCAACAAATGAAAAAAGGAGGAGTTCAACCTGATATCCATACTTACACATCTTTTATAAACGCTTGTTGTAAAGCTGGAGACATGCTG AGAGCAACAAGAACAGTGGAAGAAATGAAATCCGGTGGAGTGAAACCAAATGTTAAAACATACACTACGCTGATACATGGGTGGTCACGTGCGTCTCTTCCGGAAAAAGCTTTAAGATGTTTCAATGAGATGAAGGTGGCTGGTCTAAAGCCAGACAGAGCTGTATATCATTGCTTGATGACTTCTTTGCTGTCAAGGGCTACTGTTGCTGAATCATACATCTACTCCGGGGTTCTTTCCATCTGTAAAGAGATGGTAGACTCTGGGTTCGCTGTAGATATGGGTACTGCAGTTCACTGGTCCAGGTGTTTACGAAGGATCGAGAGGACGGGTGGCCTGCTAACGGAAGCATTACAGAAAACCTTCCCTCCTGATTGGAGCTCATACCATACCCTTGGTATAACATCCGAACGAGAAGCTGAACATGAATCTGATAGTAactgtgatgatgatgatgtacaTTTTGCTGACAGTGATGAGGAcaatgaggatgaagatgaaaatTTCAATGGCAGATTATTAGCTTAA